The genomic region GATATTAAGGACACGGCCTATCGTATTAACCTCCTCAGGGCTCATGTCGTCACGAACGCGAACCAGCCTGGGGAAACGCAACGCATAGCCGCTGGAATATATGGGGCTTTTTTGGATTTCCTGGAACTTAACCTCTACGATGACGTCGGGCTTCACGTCCACGACACGCCCACGCTCCGCGTGGATCAGGGGCTTAAGGCGCTCGGTCATCTCCTGAAGCTGCTCATCAGAGAAGCCGCTGGCCACCTTGCCAAGCACGAGGTAGCGGTCATTTTCCTCATCATAGGCTGCGACCTCGAACGAGGTCAGCCAGCCCGCCTTTCGCCCGTGGCCCCACTCCGCAGAGACGATGGCCAGGTCCAGCGTATCAAGCACCTCTTTTATCTTGACCATCTTCCTGCCCCGGACGCCCGGAGTATACGTCGCCTGGAGGTCCTTTGCCATGAGGCCCTCGTTGCCACGCTTTATGGACTCGTCGAAAAGCTCCTGAGCCTCTTCCACTTTGTCCGTAATCAAAGCGGTAGCGGGCTTGCACTTCTCGTCTACGGGCATGATGTTCTGCTCGAGGATGCGCCGCCTTTCTATGAAAGGCAAGTCTATCATGCTCTCCCCGTTCACGTACAAGATGTCGAACGGCCTTAAGAACAACGGGAACAGCTTCTCAGTCTCCTCGACCTTGTAGATGCGCCGAAGCCTCGTGAGGATGTTCTGGAAGGGCACCGGACGGCCGGTCTTAGGGTCGGTGGCTATGCACTCGCAGTCGAGGATCACGGAATCGGCCTTAACGCTCTGCTTCACGTACCTCACTATTTCTGGGAGGGCTTCCGTAAGGTTCTCAAGGCGCCTGCTATAAAGCCGCACCTGGTCGCCGAGCTTATGTACCTGAAGGCGCGCCCCATCGTACTTGGTCTCGAAGTCCGCCCTGCCGCCCAGGACTTCGAGGGCTTCCTGGATGCTGGCCACGTTCTGCGCCAGCATCGGCCTCACCGGGCGCATGGGCCTTATGCTTATGCCCTTTAGCCCCCGCTCGCCCTCAAGCATCGCCACCCTTGCGGTCTCCCCCAGGTCGCTCGTGAGCATGTTGGCCCTCCTGACCAGCTCGACGTCCACGCCAAACGCCTTCGCTATCGCCTCCTCCATGACGCCTTCCTTGGCGCCCGAGAGGACGTACTCTATGGCCAGGCTTACGATGTATTCGGCCTCCTTCGGCGTTGCCCTATGCAGCAGCCCGATGAGCAGCTTTTGTTTTTTAGCCGCCGAGCCCGCTCCGGCCTGCCTCGCAATCTCGGCAAAAGTACGGTTAACGTCCATTACCGTGAGCTCATCCGCTTCGAAGAACATGGCCTGCCTGCGCCTCTGGAACATCTCCTCGGCAGTAATGCCCAGATGGCCGGTCCGCTTATAGCTCTCTATCACTTTGCTCTCCGAGTTATACGTTATGGATGATATGACCTTTATTATCGTCTGTCCAGCTATCCCTATCTTTCGCTCGTCCCATAGAGGGAACACCCTTCCTATAAGAAATGTGACGACGACGGGCATCTCATCAGGCGGCACGTTTTTTATGAAATCCGCGATAATAGCCGTCTTCTCCAGCCTGCTCTGCGTCTTCTTGAGCTTCTCGAAGACCTCGACCAACTCTTTGAATAGCATGATACCATTGCTATTATTCTGCATCTGATGCCATATAATTTTCATGGCCGCTTCACATGGAATGCTTATATATCCCCTGCCATATAGACGTATTGATTTTATATGGATGTCTCGAAGTCTCTCACAATAGCCCGGAGGCGCTTCCAGAACGGGAATTATATGCTTTCGTTGAATAAGTATGGGGCGGCCAGGAAAGAGTTCGAGGTGGCCCTCACGCTCTTTGAGAGGGCTGGCTCTTTTAAGGAGACGGCTGAAGCCCTGAATAATATCGGGATTATTCTGGTAAAGGAGGGCTTGCCCGTGGATGCGAAGGCTTATTTTGAGCGCTCCTATGGGCTAAAGAAGGCTAATGGCGTTGATGGCGAGCCCCTTTTTAATACTCTGTATAACCTGGTCGGCCTGGGTGGGGCGCTGTCTGAGGAAGAATTTGAGAGGTATTTCCTGGAGATGAAGGCTATAGGGGATAGTCTGGGCGGGGAGTTTATGGATATCGTGGCCAGGGAGAAGGCCGTTTATGACCGTTTCGTTGAGGCCAGGGAGCGGGAGAGGCTGAGGCGGGAGGAGGAGGCGCTGGCCCGGGGCAGCCCGTCGGGCGCGCTGGCGCACCTCAAGAAACATGGCTTGCCCGCTTTAGTAAGGGTAAAATTCATCCTTTATGGCGTTGCGGTTGACGTGCCCGAATTTTCTTATGAGGATGAGGGGGCGAGCGTGAAGCTGCTTGGCATCAGCCATGCTGATGGCAGCGCATCCATTGGCGAGGCCGAGTTTGACGCGCCATACGATAGCGTCGAAGAGATGCTTTCCGGCGCTGAGGAGCCAGCGCTGCTGAAGGATGCCTTAAGGCATGTTAAGAGATTCATGGAGGCGGTTGCGATGGTCAGGGAGGATATTGGCTTTTGCGTGGGCCTGCAGGGCTTTGAGGTGGTTTCCGCGGCCATCAGGAACGCGTTCGGCGACTATTTCGAGATATACACGGGCGGGAAGCGCGGGCCGGCCGTGAACGTTACGTTGACAGGGGAGGACGCCATGCTGGTCAACATGATGCTTTCCACCCGCCACTCTCTTTATAAGCTGCTCCTGTTGAACGCTAAGCGCTCCATGTCTGAGGGCAACTACTCTCTTTGTGTCGTGGATGCCGTCGCCGGCTTTGAGGCGTTCCTGGATCTTTTGCTGAAAAAGGCGTTGCCTGAGGCCGAGCGTAAGGATTACCTGTCGCTCGAAGGCCCTTGCCTGTACGAACGGCTGCGCTTTTTTAAGAAGCTTATAGGCCGGGCCGGCGACCAGGACTCGCTTGAGCATTGCCTCGGCGACGCAGGCAGGGAACTTGATGATGCATTGGCCTGCTATGGCGATATCATGAGCAATAGTAACAAAACCATCGGGGCCTGTGAGGCCGCCAAAGCACTGGAAGCGGTTAAGAGCGCCATATATGACCTAAAATCCCGCTACGAAGTTTAGCCTAAATCGCCATGGCTACTTATGGGTGCGGACCACGAGCACGTTGCATGGCGCCCTGGTGACGATTTCGTCCGCCGTGCTACCCAACAAAAAAGTATAGTAGGAGGGGCGCTCGGTAGCGCCGATTATTATGAGAGAATAGCCCCCAGACCTGGCAACATCGACGATATTATCGACCACTCCACCCGTCTTAAACAAGGTCTCGACGGACGAGCCCAGCCGCTCCGCATGCAATTTAGCCTTTTTAAGGATGATGTTACCCTTCTCGGCATCGGCATCGGAGCCGACGAAAAGAGACGTGACAAGGCCACCTGACATCCGCTGAAAATGGAGGGCGATATTCAGCGCCCGCTGGGCGTGCTTATAGCCAGACGTGGGCACCAGGATCTTATCATACCTGATGGGCGGCAAGGCCTTAGCGTAGCTAAAGATGACGACCTCACAGGGCGCCTCCCTCAAGACCCTATCCACGACGTTACCAAAGAGGACCTTCTCGGGGACGGTTCGCTGGCTCGACCCCATCACGATCAGGTCGGCCTTGTAGCGGTCGGCCAGGTCAAGTATCGCCCGGGGAGTGTCACGGGCGGCGACTATCTCGAGCTTCGGCCTCACGCCACGGCTCTCACAATGCTTTGAGGCCTCCATGAGAAGCTCCCTGGCCTTCTCCTTCCTCGTCTCCGCATACTCGTAAGGAAGCTGCTGCGGCACCTCGATGACGTTTATCAGCCTCAAAGTACCCCCTTTTTCAAGCAGGTTGCAGGCGATCTCGACCAGGCTTTTAGTCGTCTCGGGCCTGGACACGGGCACGAGCACGCTCTTATGGAGAACTCCAGGTTCGCCCGCATTTCCTGTAGCGAGCAAAACCGGCCACGTTTTTGCCATCTTCAGGACGCCTATAGATATGAAAAGCACGGCGGGGAGGATAAGCATGAAAGAGCGATTGATAAATGTGAGCCATAGCATGTAGAGGCCTAATAGCAATAGGGCTGTAGCTAGCAGCGCATCGGCGGCCATGATGGATAGCGCAACTCTTCCCTGCCTTACCAGGCCCTTTTTCCTTACTAAGCTTGCCTCTGGCATGGAGCCTCCAATCGTTTCAAGTATTTCTCCTCCTTATTTCTTCCGATATCTCCGGGTGAAGCTCATGGGCTACTTCGGGGTAAGTCACCTGCGTGCCCGGCACCGACTCCTTCCAGTCC from Methanocella conradii HZ254 harbors:
- a CDS encoding ATP-dependent DNA ligase; the protein is MKIIWHQMQNNSNGIMLFKELVEVFEKLKKTQSRLEKTAIIADFIKNVPPDEMPVVVTFLIGRVFPLWDERKIGIAGQTIIKVISSITYNSESKVIESYKRTGHLGITAEEMFQRRRQAMFFEADELTVMDVNRTFAEIARQAGAGSAAKKQKLLIGLLHRATPKEAEYIVSLAIEYVLSGAKEGVMEEAIAKAFGVDVELVRRANMLTSDLGETARVAMLEGERGLKGISIRPMRPVRPMLAQNVASIQEALEVLGGRADFETKYDGARLQVHKLGDQVRLYSRRLENLTEALPEIVRYVKQSVKADSVILDCECIATDPKTGRPVPFQNILTRLRRIYKVEETEKLFPLFLRPFDILYVNGESMIDLPFIERRRILEQNIMPVDEKCKPATALITDKVEEAQELFDESIKRGNEGLMAKDLQATYTPGVRGRKMVKIKEVLDTLDLAIVSAEWGHGRKAGWLTSFEVAAYDEENDRYLVLGKVASGFSDEQLQEMTERLKPLIHAERGRVVDVKPDVIVEVKFQEIQKSPIYSSGYALRFPRLVRVRDDMSPEEVNTIGRVLNIYDISHGKPARHVGPQPDGCGDNPA
- a CDS encoding universal stress protein codes for the protein MPEASLVRKKGLVRQGRVALSIMAADALLATALLLLGLYMLWLTFINRSFMLILPAVLFISIGVLKMAKTWPVLLATGNAGEPGVLHKSVLVPVSRPETTKSLVEIACNLLEKGGTLRLINVIEVPQQLPYEYAETRKEKARELLMEASKHCESRGVRPKLEIVAARDTPRAILDLADRYKADLIVMGSSQRTVPEKVLFGNVVDRVLREAPCEVVIFSYAKALPPIRYDKILVPTSGYKHAQRALNIALHFQRMSGGLVTSLFVGSDADAEKGNIILKKAKLHAERLGSSVETLFKTGGVVDNIVDVARSGGYSLIIIGATERPSYYTFLLGSTADEIVTRAPCNVLVVRTHK